DNA sequence from the Bacteroidota bacterium genome:
ATGAAAAAAACAATTTTATTTGTCTTGTTATTATTTTCTTTTACGCTAAATTTTGCAAAAAATAATAATTCAGTTCAGGATAGTACATCTATTGAAAATAATTTAACATTAAGCCAAAGAATTGATAGTGTGTTTACGCCTGTTGTAACTGCTTTAAGTAAATTTTTGTTTTGGGACCCTTTTTATGCTGCAAGAATTTATGACCAGAATATTTATGATGAAAATGGAGAAGTAGTATTAGATAAAGAGGGTAATGAAGTAAAAGCACCGATAAAATTTATTGTTGCTTGGCTTATTATTGCCGGATTATTTTTTACTGTTTTTATGAGATTTATTAATATTCGTGGATTCAAACATAGTATTGAACTTGTTCGTGGAAAATTTGATAAGCCAGGGACTAAAGGTGAAGTTACACATTTTCAGGCATTAACAACTGCTTTGTCGGCAACAGTTGGTTTAGGGAATATTGCAGGTGTTGCAATTGCTATTTCTATTGGTGGTCCCGGTGCTACATTTTGGATGATAATTGCTGGTTTAATTGGAATGTCTTCAAAATTTGTTGAATGTACTCTTGGTGTAAAATATAGAAAGATTGATAAAAACGGTGTGGTTTCCGGGGGAGCGATGTATTATTTAAAACATGGGTTGAAAAAGAAAAATTTAGGATTTCTTGGGAAAGTACTTGCAGCTTTATTCGCTGTACTTGTTATTGGTGGGTCCATTGGTGGAGGAAATATGTTTCAAGCAAATCAGGCTTTTGTTCAACTTTCGTTATTTTTTCCTTCTATTGAAGGATACGGTGCTTATTACGGAATAATTCTCGCTGTTTTAGTTGGAATTGTTATCATTGGTGGAATAAAAAAAATAGCAAAAGTTACGGAGAGGATTGTTCCTTTTATGGCAGGTTTTTATGTTCTTATTGCATTAATAATTATTGGAATAAATTATCAAAATATTACAGAGGCATTTGCACTTATTTTTAACGGTGCTTTTGCTCCCGATGCATTAAAAGGTGGTTTTATTGGTGTTCTTATTTTTGGCTTCCAACGTGGTGCATTTTCTAATGAAGCAGGTGTTGGCTCAGCTTCAATTGCTCATTCATCGGCAAAAACAAATGAACCGGTTAGTGAAGGCTTTGTTGCATTACTCGAACCATTTGTAGATACTGTAATTATTTGCACAATGACTGCCCTTGTTATAATTTTTACAGGCTTTTACAATGTTGAAGGCTTAGAAGGTGTTCAGCTTACTTCAGCAGCATTTGGTTCGGTGTTTTCATGGTTCCCTTATTTGTTGTTGATAGCTGTTACATTATTTGCTTTTTCAACAATGATATCATGGTCGTACTACGGACTAAAAGGTTTTGATTATCTTTTCGGGGGC
Encoded proteins:
- a CDS encoding alanine/glycine:cation symporter family protein, whose product is MKKTILFVLLLFSFTLNFAKNNNSVQDSTSIENNLTLSQRIDSVFTPVVTALSKFLFWDPFYAARIYDQNIYDENGEVVLDKEGNEVKAPIKFIVAWLIIAGLFFTVFMRFINIRGFKHSIELVRGKFDKPGTKGEVTHFQALTTALSATVGLGNIAGVAIAISIGGPGATFWMIIAGLIGMSSKFVECTLGVKYRKIDKNGVVSGGAMYYLKHGLKKKNLGFLGKVLAALFAVLVIGGSIGGGNMFQANQAFVQLSLFFPSIEGYGAYYGIILAVLVGIVIIGGIKKIAKVTERIVPFMAGFYVLIALIIIGINYQNITEAFALIFNGAFAPDALKGGFIGVLIFGFQRGAFSNEAGVGSASIAHSSAKTNEPVSEGFVALLEPFVDTVIICTMTALVIIFTGFYNVEGLEGVQLTSAAFGSVFSWFPYLLLIAVTLFAFSTMISWSYYGLKGFDYLFGGWSKKIFGTRKVTDNIYKIMFLAFIVVGTSSTIYVVMDFSDMMILCMAIPNIIGLLILAPEVRRDLKDYLRRLKSGEIKKFK